One part of the Paraburkholderia flagellata genome encodes these proteins:
- a CDS encoding phosphoglycerate kinase, which translates to MNKVLRLSDLISEGKLKGKRVFIRADLNVPQDDNGNITEDTRVRASVPAIKAALDAGAAVMVTSHLGRPTEGEFKPEDSLAPVAKRLAELLGRDVPLVANWVENGVNVEPGNVVLLENCRVNKGEKKNSDELSQKMAKLCDIYVNDAFGTAHRAEATTYGIAKYASVACAGPLLAAELDALGKALGAPKRPLVAIVAGSKVSTKLTILKSLAEKVDQLIVGGGIANTFMLAAGLKIGKSLAEADLVDDAKAIIDAARARGASVPIPTDVVTAKEFSPTAKAETKNVADVTDDDMILDIGPVTANALAAQLAQAGTIVWNGPVGVFEFDQFGNGTKTLADAIANSGAFSIAGGGDTLAAIAKYNIADKVSYISTGGGAFLEFLEGKKLPAVEVLETRAAG; encoded by the coding sequence ATGAACAAGGTTCTGCGTCTTTCCGATCTGATCTCCGAAGGCAAATTGAAGGGCAAGCGCGTATTCATCCGCGCCGACCTGAACGTGCCGCAGGACGACAACGGCAACATCACCGAAGACACCCGCGTGCGCGCCTCCGTGCCGGCCATCAAGGCCGCACTCGACGCCGGCGCGGCCGTCATGGTCACCTCCCACCTGGGCCGCCCGACCGAAGGCGAGTTCAAGCCCGAAGACTCCCTCGCGCCGGTCGCGAAGCGCCTGGCGGAATTGCTTGGCCGCGACGTGCCGCTGGTCGCGAACTGGGTTGAAAACGGCGTGAACGTCGAGCCGGGCAACGTGGTTCTGCTCGAAAACTGCCGCGTCAACAAGGGCGAGAAGAAGAACTCGGACGAGCTTTCGCAAAAGATGGCGAAGCTCTGCGATATCTACGTGAACGACGCGTTCGGCACCGCGCACCGCGCCGAAGCGACGACCTACGGCATCGCGAAGTACGCGAGCGTCGCCTGCGCGGGCCCGCTGCTCGCAGCGGAACTCGACGCGCTCGGCAAGGCGCTTGGCGCACCCAAGCGCCCGCTGGTCGCGATCGTGGCGGGCTCGAAGGTCTCGACGAAGCTCACCATCCTCAAGTCGCTGGCCGAGAAGGTCGACCAGCTGATCGTGGGCGGCGGCATCGCCAACACGTTCATGCTGGCGGCGGGCCTGAAGATCGGCAAGTCGCTTGCCGAAGCGGATCTCGTCGACGATGCGAAGGCCATCATCGATGCGGCGCGCGCGCGCGGCGCCTCGGTGCCGATCCCGACCGACGTCGTGACCGCCAAGGAGTTCTCGCCGACGGCGAAGGCCGAGACGAAGAACGTGGCCGACGTAACCGACGACGACATGATCCTCGACATCGGCCCGGTCACCGCCAACGCGCTCGCCGCGCAGCTAGCGCAGGCCGGCACGATCGTGTGGAACGGCCCGGTCGGCGTGTTCGAGTTCGACCAGTTCGGCAACGGCACGAAGACGCTCGCGGACGCCATCGCCAACTCGGGTGCGTTCTCGATTGCCGGCGGCGGCGACACGCTCGCGGCCATCGCGAAGTACAACATTGCCGACAAGGTCAGCTATATCTCAACCGGCGGCGGCGCCTTCCTCGAGTTCCTCGAAGGCAAGAAGCTGCCAGCGGTGGAAGTGCTCGAAACGCGGGCGGCTGGTTAA